A portion of the Drosophila innubila isolate TH190305 chromosome 3L unlocalized genomic scaffold, UK_Dinn_1.0 0_D_3L, whole genome shotgun sequence genome contains these proteins:
- the LOC117788483 gene encoding probable chitinase 10 gives MLPVVKFFWFSCLLLVTIVTTSYANASNGLLLRAEAPIELTQCPVYDDPNHIVMLPYPNDCRKYYTCLNGLGYAHQCPDNFYWSQLTYRCDFKQYSNCDKSIDPSEPIKQHEHYSPYPGDCSRYYKTQTLSCPDNYHWNALSQRCDLPQFAGCLSPTSSSIIPSWNNNFTPIVPTAATPPTLIQTTVRPGHRLPINPEYLCINAVGMKYLPYPGDCQKFIYCGPTTNVLYCPDGLYWNRYSQSCDISNSGCQKG, from the exons ATGTTGCCGG TGGTGAAGTTTTTCTGGTTTAGTTGCTTGCTTTTAGTTACCATAGTAACTACCAGCTATGCCAATGCTAGTAATGGATTG cTCTTAAGAGCCGAAGCACCTATTGAGTTGACTCAATGTCCAGTTTATGATGATCCCAATCATATAGTGATGCTCCCCTATCCTAACGACTGTCGCAAGTATTATACCTGTCTGAATGGTCTTGGTTACGCTCATCAGTGTCCCGATAACTTTTATTGGAGCCAGCTAACCTATCGCTGTGATTTCAAGCAGTACTCTAATTGTGACAAGTCTATTGATCCGTCAGAACCGATTAAACAACATGAACACTACAGCCCCTATCCGGGAGATTGCAGTCGGTACTACAAAACACAAACTCTGAGCTGTCCAGATAATTATCATTGGAATGCCCTGAGTCAGCGTTGTGATCTGCCTCAATTTGCGGGTTGCTTATCGCCGACAAGTTCATCTATCATTCCATCTTGGAACAACAATTTTACTCCGATTGTTCCAACTGCAGCTACTCCGCCTACTTTAATTCAGACGACAGTACGACCTGGTCATCGTCTACCAATAAATCCTGAATATCTATGCATAAATGCTGTTGGAATGAAGTATCTGCCATATCCCGGAGATTGCCAAAAGTTTATTTACTGCGGTCCAACAACTAATGTGCTCTATTGTCCCGACGGCTTATATTGGAATCGGTATAGTCAATCTTGTGATATATCTAATTCTGGTTGCCAGAAAGgttga